In Polycladomyces subterraneus, a single window of DNA contains:
- the yhbH gene encoding sporulation protein YhbH — MQHPLFIVSEEDWSLHRKGYQDQLRHQEKVKEAIRKNLPDLITEESIIMSDGKQVVKVPIRSMEEYRFRYNHNKSKHVGQGDGKSQVGDVIGRESQQKPGPGKGQGAGDQAGKDYYEAEISVEELEEILFAEMELPRLKPKDQQDITTQDIRFNDVRKKGLMGNIDKKRTILEAIKRNALRGHRQLKGISNDDLRFKTWEEIVIPHSNAVVLAMMDTSGSMGIFEKYIARSFFFWMVRFLRTKYEKVEIVFIAHHTEAKEVSEDHFFSKGESGGTICSSAYRLALEMIDKRYPPSRYNIYPFHFSDGDNLTSDNERCIKLVRELMKRANLFGYGEVNQYNRHSTLMTAYRNLADPKFLYYIIREKGQVYDALKHFFAKEEKR; from the coding sequence GTGCAACATCCCCTTTTCATCGTGTCGGAGGAGGATTGGAGCCTGCACCGCAAGGGGTACCAGGATCAGCTCCGGCACCAGGAGAAAGTGAAGGAAGCGATCCGAAAGAACCTGCCCGATCTCATCACCGAAGAGAGCATCATTATGTCCGACGGCAAACAAGTGGTGAAAGTGCCAATCCGCTCGATGGAGGAGTATCGGTTCCGGTACAATCACAACAAAAGCAAACATGTCGGCCAAGGGGACGGCAAAAGCCAGGTAGGCGACGTCATCGGCCGTGAATCGCAGCAAAAACCAGGGCCGGGCAAAGGGCAAGGAGCAGGCGATCAAGCGGGAAAGGATTATTATGAAGCAGAAATATCAGTGGAAGAACTGGAGGAAATCCTGTTTGCCGAAATGGAACTCCCCCGCTTGAAGCCGAAGGATCAGCAGGATATCACCACCCAGGACATCCGGTTCAACGATGTCCGCAAAAAAGGTCTGATGGGCAACATTGATAAAAAGCGGACCATCCTGGAAGCGATCAAACGAAACGCACTCCGGGGTCACCGCCAGTTGAAAGGGATCTCCAATGATGACTTGCGTTTTAAAACCTGGGAAGAAATCGTAATCCCCCATTCCAACGCCGTCGTATTGGCGATGATGGACACATCAGGAAGTATGGGAATATTCGAAAAATATATTGCCCGCAGTTTCTTTTTCTGGATGGTTCGATTTCTTCGCACCAAATATGAAAAAGTGGAAATCGTCTTCATCGCTCACCATACCGAAGCCAAGGAAGTGAGCGAGGATCACTTTTTCAGCAAAGGGGAAAGTGGCGGCACAATCTGCTCCTCCGCCTACCGCCTTGCATTGGAGATGATCGATAAGCGGTATCCCCCCAGCCGATACAACATTTACCCGTTCCATTTCTCGGACGGCGACAACCTTACTTCGGACAATGAACGTTGCATCAAGCTGGTGCGGGAACTGATGAAACGAGCCAATCTGTTCGGCTACGGTGAGGTGAACCAGTACAACCGGCATTCCACTCTGATGACCGCCTATCGCAATCTCGCCGATCCCAAGTTTCTGTACTATATCATCCGGGAGAAAGGCCAAGTGTACGATGCATTGAAGCATTTTTTCGCCAAGGAAGAGAAGAGATAA
- a CDS encoding PrkA family serine protein kinase: MDILKRIAEHREREDQLKWEGTFAEYLDIVRERPYIAQTAHARVYNMIASQGVETDETGNKSYLFFSRELFGLDRAIERLVEEYFHSAAKRLDVRKRILLLMGPVSGGKSTIVAMLKQGLEQYSRTDEGAVYAIKGCPMHEEPLHLIPPELRSDVEEELGVRIEGNLCPACRLRLQEEFGGRVEDVVVERVLLSEDDRVGIGTFSPSDPKSQDIADLTGSIDFATITEYGSESDPRAYRFDGELNKANRGLMEFQEMLKCDEKFLWNLLSLTQEGNFKAGRFALISADELIVAHTNESEYQAFISNKKNEALQSRIIVMPIPYNLRVSDEEKIYQKLIRQSDLAHVHIAPHALRAAAIFSILTRLKESKKQGMDLLKKMRLYDGESVEGFKVSDVEELHNEHLDEGMEGIDPRYVINRISSALIRSDAPCINALDVLRALKEGLDQHPSITRKQRERYLNFISIARKEYDELAKKEVQKAFVYSYEESAKTLLDNYLDNVEAYCNWTKIRDPITGEELDPDEKLMRSIEEQIGISENAKKAFREEILIRISAYARKGKKFDYNSHDRLREAIQKKLFTDLKDVVKITTSTKTPDENQLKKINEVTARLIDEYGYCPVCANELLRYVGSLLNR; this comes from the coding sequence ATGGACATCCTGAAGCGTATAGCGGAGCACCGGGAACGGGAAGATCAGTTGAAATGGGAAGGGACGTTTGCTGAGTATCTGGATATTGTTCGAGAGCGTCCATATATTGCGCAAACCGCGCATGCCAGGGTGTACAACATGATTGCCAGTCAAGGTGTGGAGACGGACGAAACAGGGAACAAATCCTACTTGTTTTTCAGTCGTGAACTCTTTGGTTTGGACCGGGCCATCGAACGTCTGGTGGAGGAGTATTTTCATTCTGCCGCCAAACGGCTGGATGTTCGCAAGCGGATTTTGCTGCTGATGGGACCGGTAAGCGGTGGGAAATCCACCATCGTCGCCATGCTGAAACAAGGCCTGGAACAATATTCGCGCACGGACGAAGGCGCAGTGTACGCCATCAAAGGATGTCCGATGCACGAGGAACCCCTGCATTTGATTCCACCCGAGCTTCGTTCCGATGTGGAGGAAGAGCTCGGCGTACGAATCGAAGGAAATTTGTGTCCGGCTTGCCGGTTGCGCCTGCAAGAGGAGTTTGGGGGCAGGGTGGAAGATGTCGTGGTGGAGCGGGTGCTGTTATCCGAAGACGATCGCGTGGGGATCGGAACGTTTAGTCCGTCTGACCCCAAATCGCAGGATATTGCTGATCTCACCGGGAGCATCGATTTCGCCACTATCACCGAATACGGGTCGGAGTCCGATCCGCGCGCCTATCGGTTTGATGGAGAATTGAACAAGGCCAACCGTGGGTTGATGGAGTTTCAGGAGATGCTCAAGTGTGACGAGAAGTTTTTGTGGAATTTGCTGTCCCTGACACAGGAAGGCAATTTCAAAGCGGGGCGTTTTGCCCTTATATCCGCTGATGAACTGATCGTTGCTCATACCAATGAATCCGAGTATCAAGCGTTTATCAGCAACAAGAAAAACGAGGCGTTGCAATCCCGGATCATCGTCATGCCGATCCCATACAATCTTCGGGTGTCGGATGAGGAAAAAATCTATCAAAAACTGATCCGTCAGAGTGATTTGGCCCATGTGCACATCGCACCTCATGCTTTGCGTGCGGCCGCCATCTTCTCTATTTTGACGCGGTTGAAGGAATCCAAAAAGCAAGGGATGGATCTCCTGAAAAAAATGCGGCTGTACGACGGGGAATCGGTGGAGGGATTCAAAGTTTCCGATGTGGAAGAACTGCACAACGAACACCTGGACGAAGGGATGGAAGGCATCGATCCACGTTATGTGATTAACCGCATTTCCAGTGCCCTGATCCGCAGCGACGCACCCTGCATCAACGCGTTGGATGTCCTGCGTGCGTTGAAGGAAGGATTGGATCAACATCCGTCAATCACTCGGAAGCAGCGCGAACGATATCTGAATTTTATTTCCATTGCGCGCAAAGAGTATGATGAGTTGGCAAAAAAAGAAGTACAGAAAGCCTTTGTCTACTCCTACGAGGAATCGGCGAAAACGTTGCTTGACAACTATCTGGACAACGTGGAGGCATATTGCAACTGGACCAAGATCCGTGATCCGATCACAGGTGAGGAACTGGATCCGGACGAGAAACTGATGCGCTCCATCGAGGAGCAAATCGGCATCTCCGAAAATGCGAAAAAGGCATTCCGGGAAGAGATCCTCATTCGCATCTCGGCCTATGCCCGCAAAGGAAAAAAATTCGACTACAACAGCCATGACCGTTTGCGCGAAGCGATTCAGAAGAAGTTGTTCACCGACTTAAAGGACGTGGTCAAAATCACCACCTCCACCAAAACACCGGATGAGAATCAATTGAAGAAAATCAACGAAGTGACGGCTCGCCTCATTGACGAGTACGGATATTGTCCGGTATGCGCCAACGAATTGCTCCGTTATGTGGGCAGTCTCTTGAATCGCTGA
- a CDS encoding HAD family hydrolase yields the protein MIRACLFDLDGTLLPMDTESFVHHYLRELASHVADVVSPDKLVRYLWEATEAMIRNSETHKTNEEVFVEHFLHLAGVLKEEIWPHFDRFYEEHYPKLKAHVEPTPLSRRVVEAALEKGYKVAVATNPVFPRVAILERLRWAEVADLPFEWVTVYEDMHFCKPRPEYYQEITDCLGVRPEECVMIGNDMQEDMVAQTVGMKTFYLNQCRIDRGHPVYQPDQEGSLEELLSAIREGTGLFSD from the coding sequence GTGATCCGCGCTTGTTTGTTTGATTTGGACGGGACGTTGTTACCGATGGATACGGAATCATTTGTTCATCACTATCTCCGGGAATTGGCCTCTCATGTGGCTGATGTCGTCTCGCCGGACAAGCTGGTTCGCTATCTGTGGGAAGCGACGGAGGCGATGATCCGGAATAGTGAAACTCACAAAACCAACGAAGAAGTGTTTGTAGAACACTTCCTCCATTTGGCCGGTGTGTTAAAGGAGGAGATCTGGCCCCATTTCGACCGTTTTTACGAAGAGCACTATCCCAAGCTGAAAGCGCACGTTGAACCAACACCTTTGTCCCGTCGGGTGGTGGAAGCGGCTTTAGAGAAAGGGTACAAAGTGGCGGTGGCAACAAACCCCGTTTTTCCTCGCGTTGCCATATTGGAACGGTTGCGTTGGGCAGAAGTGGCCGATTTGCCGTTTGAATGGGTAACTGTTTACGAGGATATGCATTTTTGCAAGCCGCGTCCGGAGTATTATCAGGAGATCACGGATTGTCTCGGGGTCCGACCGGAAGAATGTGTGATGATCGGTAACGATATGCAGGAAGACATGGTGGCGCAAACGGTGGGAATGAAAACCTTCTATCTGAACCAATGTCGAATCGACCGTGGGCATCCCGTATATCAACCGGATCAGGAAGGAAGCTTGGAAGAATTACTGTCGGCCATCCGCGAAGGAACCGGGCTATTTTCTGATTGA
- a CDS encoding MTAP family purine nucleoside phosphorylase, which yields MTDIPRVDFAIIGGSSTFSIRFPEDLNREDTEVLAKGMVFDTPYGESPQFKLIRVGDKTALTCRMHGWRPGKVTRADASRQVFWVFQQAGVKKIFAEGGVGAINHLLELRDLVIPNDYIDHSMRQDVGFDGPYLMVMREPICPTQADALYQTAKERVEPEGRHVFKRGIYVNTDGRHFESRAEVQMFRTWFADIVGQSITPEVYLAREIGACYAGIYMVVNYAEGIIRDWDHKDLSDIFHNESHTIGHILLDSLKRIDAEQTRCNCLSLRKETLLKRYEED from the coding sequence ATGACAGACATTCCTCGTGTTGACTTTGCCATTATCGGTGGTTCCAGCACGTTTTCCATCCGGTTTCCGGAGGATTTGAACCGGGAAGATACGGAAGTGTTGGCAAAGGGGATGGTGTTTGACACACCCTATGGTGAAAGTCCGCAATTCAAGTTGATTCGTGTCGGCGACAAAACCGCGTTGACCTGCCGGATGCACGGTTGGCGCCCGGGCAAGGTGACGCGTGCTGATGCGTCCCGTCAGGTATTTTGGGTTTTTCAGCAAGCGGGTGTGAAAAAGATCTTCGCCGAGGGTGGCGTTGGTGCCATCAATCATCTGCTGGAGTTGCGCGATTTGGTCATCCCCAATGATTATATCGATCATTCGATGCGGCAGGATGTCGGATTTGACGGGCCGTATCTGATGGTGATGCGTGAGCCGATCTGCCCCACCCAGGCGGATGCGTTGTATCAAACGGCAAAAGAGCGTGTAGAGCCTGAGGGGAGACACGTATTTAAACGGGGCATCTACGTCAATACGGACGGTCGGCATTTTGAAAGCAGGGCGGAAGTTCAGATGTTTCGTACCTGGTTTGCGGACATCGTCGGCCAAAGTATCACCCCGGAGGTATATCTGGCCCGGGAAATCGGCGCCTGTTACGCAGGGATCTACATGGTGGTCAACTATGCGGAAGGCATCATTCGGGACTGGGATCACAAGGATTTAAGTGATATTTTCCACAATGAGTCCCATACCATCGGTCATATTTTGCTTGACAGTCTCAAGCGGATCGATGCCGAACAAACCCGGTGCAATTGTTTGTCTCTGCGCAAGGAAACCCTGCTGAAACGTTACGAAGAGGATTGA
- a CDS encoding glycosyltransferase gives MSKRCTTDNAIMVDPRNVDELADGVIRLLTDAALRQSYGRKGRETAGHFSRDKVGEEWERVMHTVANSRGRHPF, from the coding sequence GTGTCGAAACGTTGTACAACGGATAACGCCATCATGGTCGACCCGAGGAACGTGGATGAGCTTGCCGACGGCGTGATTCGTTTGCTGACGGATGCAGCGTTGAGACAATCCTATGGGCGAAAGGGAAGGGAGACGGCGGGACATTTTTCGCGCGACAAGGTGGGGGAAGAGTGGGAACGGGTGATGCACACGGTGGCCAACTCCCGCGGTCGCCATCCTTTCTAA
- the trmL gene encoding tRNA (uridine(34)/cytosine(34)/5-carboxymethylaminomethyluridine(34)-2'-O)-methyltransferase TrmL translates to MSFHIVLVEPEIPYNTGNIARTCAVTGATLHLVGPLGFSIEDRYLKRAGLDYWDQVHVHLHDSFAKLEAALPGRRFFCATTKADRSYTDFRYREGDVLVFGKETAGLPQEILEKYRDTNIRIPMRADTRSLNLSNAAAIVLYEALRQNGFPGLT, encoded by the coding sequence ATGTCATTTCACATCGTGCTCGTCGAACCTGAAATTCCCTATAATACCGGAAACATCGCCCGAACGTGCGCAGTGACTGGGGCAACGCTCCATTTGGTGGGTCCGTTGGGATTTTCGATTGAAGATCGGTATCTCAAACGGGCGGGATTGGATTACTGGGATCAGGTCCATGTGCACCTGCACGACTCATTCGCTAAACTGGAAGCGGCGCTCCCCGGCAGGCGCTTTTTTTGTGCCACAACCAAAGCAGACCGATCTTACACCGATTTTCGCTATCGGGAAGGTGATGTGTTGGTGTTCGGTAAAGAAACGGCAGGACTGCCACAAGAGATCTTGGAAAAGTATCGCGACACCAATATCCGTATCCCGATGCGGGCGGATACGCGGTCGCTCAACTTGTCCAACGCTGCGGCCATCGTGTTGTATGAAGCGTTGCGGCAAAATGGTTTCCCCGGGCTGACATGA
- a CDS encoding amidase domain-containing protein: MERRPWHQPIAIWFQIQNRLWVEGEPDDLYEPLLTDGNEAWIQLEQERLRRLRLQQRERNCHPLKSDTRLRLVKEKIRSDEEADVWMISEHRMFYELLGETYEEEEAICWRFNVRFAEGKWGIADGRLAEPSEWKERTRVTTISEQEEPTGTRGGYDRARAVQYAEIWWNSYNPRYRRFAVDCTSFVSQCMVAGGIPMDFASRRDRGWWYRGPHEQWSYSWAVADGLKRYLSTGGIPRAVMVDRADQLSLGDIICYDWEGSGRYDHNTIVTAFDSNGMPLVNAHTVNSRHRYWDYRDSHAWTPRVQYRFFHIQG; encoded by the coding sequence ATGGAGAGACGACCGTGGCATCAACCGATCGCGATATGGTTTCAAATCCAAAACCGTTTATGGGTGGAAGGAGAACCAGACGATTTATACGAACCGTTATTGACGGACGGAAATGAAGCGTGGATTCAGTTGGAACAAGAACGGCTGCGTCGGTTGCGGCTACAGCAGAGAGAACGGAATTGCCATCCACTGAAGAGTGATACTCGACTGCGGTTGGTCAAAGAAAAAATCCGCTCCGATGAAGAGGCGGATGTGTGGATGATCAGTGAACATCGCATGTTTTACGAGCTCCTCGGAGAAACTTATGAAGAAGAAGAGGCGATTTGTTGGAGGTTCAACGTCCGGTTTGCTGAGGGGAAATGGGGAATTGCTGACGGACGATTGGCGGAGCCTTCGGAGTGGAAGGAACGGACCAGAGTCACCACGATCAGCGAACAGGAGGAACCGACCGGTACCCGAGGGGGATACGATCGGGCCAGAGCTGTGCAGTATGCGGAGATTTGGTGGAACAGTTACAATCCACGTTACCGTCGCTTTGCAGTGGACTGCACCAGCTTCGTATCGCAATGCATGGTGGCTGGCGGCATACCGATGGATTTTGCATCCAGAAGGGATCGCGGTTGGTGGTACCGCGGACCGCACGAACAGTGGAGCTACAGTTGGGCGGTGGCGGACGGTCTGAAAAGGTATTTGTCTACGGGTGGCATCCCCCGGGCCGTGATGGTGGACCGAGCAGACCAACTGTCGCTCGGGGACATTATTTGTTACGATTGGGAAGGAAGCGGACGCTACGATCATAATACGATTGTCACCGCTTTCGACAGCAATGGCATGCCACTTGTCAACGCACATACGGTGAACAGCCGCCACCGGTACTGGGATTACCGCGATTCGCATGCTTGGACACCACGTGTGCAGTATCGGTTCTTTCACATTCAGGGATAG
- a CDS encoding methylated-DNA--[protein]-cysteine S-methyltransferase, whose translation MIPGSRTVVWSQMDSPVGPLTLAMTAKGVCAIEFGKGDQTLVGIKVWAEQWGRSVKIERNDRTCVPVVEQLKEYFEGKRQQFDVPVDLYGTPFQKAVWRQLQAIPYGQVRSYKEIAQAIGAPKAVRAVGGANNKNPVPIIVPCHRVIGSNGSLVGYGGGLHIKEKLLELEGYLPPQKNVSH comes from the coding sequence ATGATCCCGGGATCGCGCACGGTTGTTTGGAGTCAGATGGACAGCCCGGTCGGTCCATTGACCTTGGCCATGACAGCCAAAGGTGTTTGCGCCATTGAATTTGGCAAAGGCGATCAAACGTTGGTCGGCATCAAAGTTTGGGCAGAACAATGGGGCCGTTCGGTGAAAATAGAGCGAAACGATCGGACATGTGTTCCAGTGGTGGAGCAGCTAAAAGAGTATTTTGAAGGGAAAAGACAACAGTTTGATGTTCCCGTAGATTTATACGGTACCCCTTTTCAAAAGGCGGTATGGCGTCAGTTGCAGGCGATCCCATACGGACAAGTACGTTCCTACAAGGAAATCGCGCAAGCGATCGGTGCACCCAAAGCGGTCCGCGCGGTAGGAGGGGCCAATAACAAAAATCCTGTCCCCATCATTGTTCCCTGCCATCGTGTGATCGGTTCCAACGGTTCACTTGTCGGATACGGCGGTGGATTGCATATCAAAGAAAAGCTGCTGGAACTGGAAGGCTATCTGCCACCCCAGAAAAACGTTTCCCATTGA
- the queG gene encoding tRNA epoxyqueuosine(34) reductase QueG: MTPEELKEKLIIRAKELHIDKIGFASADPFTELRERLIRHRELGYESGFEEPDIDKRTHPDRIVPEAKTIIAIALAYPSKMNKPPQSKPGAYRGIFARASWGRDYHDVLREKLSLLEASLLEWMPYAKTEIMVDTGALSDRAVAERAGIGWSGKNTAIITPEFGSWVYLGELVTDVYLPPDQPITEQCGECTACLDACPTGALVQPGQLNSQACLAYLTQTKGILEEAYREKLGNRLYGCDTCQVVCPHNRKRNFTHHEAFTPDPEQVKPLLKPLLTLSNREFRERFGDMAGSWRGKKPIQRNAIIALAHFRDRTAVPLLSRLLKEDPRPVIRATAAWALGKIGGDDAKNALMQAEREETEAEVRKEVENAISLLTAGE, translated from the coding sequence ATGACACCAGAGGAATTGAAGGAAAAGCTGATTATCAGAGCGAAAGAGCTGCACATTGACAAAATCGGATTTGCTTCAGCTGATCCGTTTACGGAGCTGAGGGAGCGATTGATCCGTCATCGGGAGTTGGGATACGAGTCTGGATTTGAAGAACCCGACATTGATAAACGCACGCACCCGGACCGAATCGTTCCCGAAGCCAAGACGATTATCGCCATCGCGCTCGCTTATCCGTCCAAGATGAACAAACCGCCCCAATCCAAACCGGGTGCCTATCGCGGCATTTTCGCCCGGGCTTCCTGGGGTAGGGATTATCACGATGTGTTGCGGGAGAAGTTGAGCCTGCTGGAAGCGTCACTGTTGGAATGGATGCCTTATGCGAAGACCGAAATCATGGTGGACACCGGTGCATTATCCGACCGTGCCGTCGCAGAACGGGCGGGAATTGGTTGGAGCGGCAAAAACACCGCGATCATCACACCGGAGTTCGGGTCCTGGGTCTATTTGGGCGAGCTCGTGACGGATGTTTACTTGCCGCCCGATCAACCCATCACTGAGCAATGCGGAGAGTGTACCGCTTGTCTCGATGCGTGTCCGACAGGAGCATTGGTCCAGCCCGGCCAGCTCAACTCCCAGGCATGTTTGGCCTACCTGACGCAAACCAAGGGAATCCTGGAGGAAGCGTACCGCGAAAAGCTGGGCAACCGTCTGTACGGATGTGACACCTGTCAAGTGGTCTGCCCTCACAATCGTAAGCGGAATTTCACTCATCACGAGGCATTTACGCCTGATCCCGAACAGGTGAAACCATTGTTGAAACCCTTGCTTACCCTCAGTAATCGGGAGTTTCGCGAGCGTTTCGGTGACATGGCGGGTTCATGGCGGGGCAAAAAACCGATTCAGCGCAACGCGATTATCGCGTTGGCCCATTTTCGCGACCGAACGGCGGTACCGCTTTTGAGTCGTTTGCTGAAAGAAGATCCGCGACCAGTGATTCGCGCCACAGCAGCGTGGGCACTGGGCAAGATTGGCGGGGATGATGCCAAAAACGCGTTAATGCAAGCGGAACGGGAGGAAACAGAAGCAGAAGTGCGCAAGGAAGTCGAAAATGCGATTTCATTGCTCACAGCTGGCGAATAA
- the rnhA gene encoding ribonuclease HI, which yields MKEVVIYTDGACSHNPGPGGWAAVLMYGSRRKEISGGEKNTTNNRMELTAAIEALRRLKEPCRVKLYTDSAYMVNCFQQRWYEKWERNGWINSKKEPVENKDLWQRLLALTRHHQVEFLKVKGHSDNEWNNRCDELARAAVPRD from the coding sequence GTGAAAGAAGTGGTGATTTACACGGACGGTGCGTGTTCCCACAACCCCGGTCCCGGGGGTTGGGCGGCGGTACTGATGTATGGTTCCCGTCGCAAGGAAATTTCGGGCGGGGAAAAAAACACGACCAACAACCGGATGGAATTGACGGCGGCGATCGAAGCGCTTCGTCGGTTGAAGGAACCGTGCCGGGTTAAGCTGTATACGGACAGTGCCTATATGGTGAACTGTTTTCAGCAGCGTTGGTATGAGAAATGGGAACGAAACGGGTGGATCAACAGCAAAAAAGAACCAGTGGAAAACAAAGATTTATGGCAACGATTGCTGGCGCTTACCCGGCATCATCAGGTGGAATTTCTCAAAGTGAAGGGGCACAGCGACAACGAATGGAACAATCGCTGTGACGAATTGGCGCGAGCCGCGGTGCCGAGGGATTGA